Proteins co-encoded in one Gouania willdenowi chromosome 1, fGouWil2.1, whole genome shotgun sequence genomic window:
- the samd1b gene encoding atherin isoform X2 → MPEPNKYREWILETIDSLRSRKARPDLERICRMLRRRHGSDPDRTRKELEKLIQEQTVLKVSYKGSISYRNAAKVQRKGRKTGELKATNPSSSNSNNNSSNGDSAHSFTDPEEGGNPDPEPRNGNAAVMAWKEEKASATKEGDKGPHGAAGCPPPESAHSPGAHHSMDAPSVPGAHSHTRRKTCIRSASVLHRQKNPPLNSKLKVVGGLNKAAGKHANSNQGGPTGKPLGLKEILGYLSSQERLSEEKLTRGNVKVVMEREVARGRLRRTRCGNITLPLRGAELDELRDSSNDGVAESEMQYEEDGSKSSSPSRYETGLIETSSEEEGEEEEEEEEEEEEEGNKEEEENSQSSDEERRLSLVAMTTERGLIYKSSVDAEIQTALKASNPQQQHQGCKVTSSIDFHLKTKWSPTEEALSSQANGKRMKVKADGTEQRQTEIRDQRHFERMKLSSTGCDSMECTTEVSVSSCLLTPTASPRDSSLSEEQGFGVVSTE, encoded by the exons ATGCCTGAGCCCAACAAGTACCGAGAGTGGATCCTTGAGACTATCGACTCCCTCCGCTCCAGAAAAGCCCGCCCGGATCTGGAGAGGATTTGCCGAATGTTGCGGAGACGGCACGGGTCAGACCCGGACCGAACCAGGAAAGAACTGGAAAAACTGATCCAGGAGCAGACGGTGCTCAAAGTGAGCTACAAAGGCTCCATCTCATACAGGAATGCAGCGAAGGTGCAGAGGAAAGGTAGAAAGACGGGCGAGTTGAAGGCAACCAACccgagcagcagcaacagcaacaacaacagcagcaacggCGACAGTGCGCACAGCTTCACCGACCCGGAGGAGGGAGGAAACCCGGATCCTGAACCCCGCAATGGAAACGCTGCTGTCATGGCctggaaagaagaaaaagcaagTGCAACGAAAGAAGGAGACAAGGGACCGCACGGAGCCGCAGGCTGCCCCCCTCCAGAGTCGGCCCACAGCCCCGGTGCGCACCACAGCATGGATGCGCCCAGTGTCCCGGGGGCTCACAGTCACACCCGGAGAAAAACTTGTATAAGAAGCGCATCTGTCCTGCACAGGCAGAAGAATCCACCTCTGAATTCCAAACTTAAAGTCGTAGGAGGATTGAACAAAGCTGCGGGGAAGCACGCCAACTCCAACCAGGGGGGGCCCACAGGCAAGCCGCTGGGTTTGAAGGAAATCCTGGGCTACCTGAGCAGCCAAGAGCGGCTCTCGGAGGAGAAACTGACCCGAGGAAACGTGAAAGTGGTGATGGAGAGGGAGGTGGCGAGAGGCCGGCTGCGCAGGACGCGCTGCGGGAACATCACTCTCCCTCTGCGGGGAGCCGAGCTGGACGAGCTGCGGGATTCATCCAATGATGGAGTGGCCGAGAGCGAAATGCAGTACGAAGAAGATGGTTCAAAG TCCTCGTCACCCTCTCGATATGAAACCGGGCTGATTGAAACAAGCagtgaagaagaaggagaagaagaagaagaagaagaagaagaagaagaagaagaagggaacaaagaagaggaggagaactCCCAGAGTTCTGATGAGGAGAGAAGACTTTCCCTGGTGGCCATGACAACCGAACGCGGTCTCATTTACAAATCCTCAGTAGACGCAGAGATCCAGACTGCATTAAAGGCGTCGAATccccagcagcagcatcagggCTGCAAAG tgacgTCCTCCATTGATTTTCACTTAAAGACAAAGTGGTCACCGACTGAGGAAGCCCTTAGCTCCCAAGCTAACGGTAAACGGATGAAGGTAAAAGCTGACGGCACAGAGCAGCGGCAGACAGAGATACGA GATCAGAGACACTTTGAGAGAATGAAGCTCTCCTCCACAGGCTGTGACA GTATGGAGTGTACGACAGAGGTCAGTGTGTCGTCCTGCTTACTCACGCCCACCGCCTCCCCACGAGACTCCAGCCTTTCTGAGGAGCAAGGGTTTGGTGTTGTCAGTACAGAGTAG
- the samd1b gene encoding atherin isoform X1, whose translation MPEPNKYREWILETIDSLRSRKARPDLERICRMLRRRHGSDPDRTRKELEKLIQEQTVLKVSYKGSISYRNAAKVQRKGRKTGELKATNPSSSNSNNNSSNGDSAHSFTDPEEGGNPDPEPRNGNAAVMAWKEEKASATKEGDKGPHGAAGCPPPESAHSPGAHHSMDAPSVPGAHSHTRRKTCIRSASVLHRQKNPPLNSKLKVVGGLNKAAGKHANSNQGGPTGKPLGLKEILGYLSSQERLSEEKLTRGNVKVVMEREVARGRLRRTRCGNITLPLRGAELDELRDSSNDGVAESEMQYEEDGSKSSSPSRYETGLIETSSEEEGEEEEEEEEEEEEEGNKEEEENSQSSDEERRLSLVAMTTERGLIYKSSVDAEIQTALKASNPQQQHQGCKVTSSIDFHLKTKWSPTEEALSSQANGKRMKVKADGTEQRQTEIRDQRHFERMKLSSTGCDSMECTTEVSVSSCLLTPTASPRDSSLSEEQGFGVVSTDLLTSEGAIGSPKDWTVSDVVRYFTAAGYPEQAVAFRTQEIDGKSLLLMQRNDVLTGLSIKLGPALKIFESHVKVLQKTHFEDEDC comes from the exons ATGCCTGAGCCCAACAAGTACCGAGAGTGGATCCTTGAGACTATCGACTCCCTCCGCTCCAGAAAAGCCCGCCCGGATCTGGAGAGGATTTGCCGAATGTTGCGGAGACGGCACGGGTCAGACCCGGACCGAACCAGGAAAGAACTGGAAAAACTGATCCAGGAGCAGACGGTGCTCAAAGTGAGCTACAAAGGCTCCATCTCATACAGGAATGCAGCGAAGGTGCAGAGGAAAGGTAGAAAGACGGGCGAGTTGAAGGCAACCAACccgagcagcagcaacagcaacaacaacagcagcaacggCGACAGTGCGCACAGCTTCACCGACCCGGAGGAGGGAGGAAACCCGGATCCTGAACCCCGCAATGGAAACGCTGCTGTCATGGCctggaaagaagaaaaagcaagTGCAACGAAAGAAGGAGACAAGGGACCGCACGGAGCCGCAGGCTGCCCCCCTCCAGAGTCGGCCCACAGCCCCGGTGCGCACCACAGCATGGATGCGCCCAGTGTCCCGGGGGCTCACAGTCACACCCGGAGAAAAACTTGTATAAGAAGCGCATCTGTCCTGCACAGGCAGAAGAATCCACCTCTGAATTCCAAACTTAAAGTCGTAGGAGGATTGAACAAAGCTGCGGGGAAGCACGCCAACTCCAACCAGGGGGGGCCCACAGGCAAGCCGCTGGGTTTGAAGGAAATCCTGGGCTACCTGAGCAGCCAAGAGCGGCTCTCGGAGGAGAAACTGACCCGAGGAAACGTGAAAGTGGTGATGGAGAGGGAGGTGGCGAGAGGCCGGCTGCGCAGGACGCGCTGCGGGAACATCACTCTCCCTCTGCGGGGAGCCGAGCTGGACGAGCTGCGGGATTCATCCAATGATGGAGTGGCCGAGAGCGAAATGCAGTACGAAGAAGATGGTTCAAAG TCCTCGTCACCCTCTCGATATGAAACCGGGCTGATTGAAACAAGCagtgaagaagaaggagaagaagaagaagaagaagaagaagaagaagaagaagaagggaacaaagaagaggaggagaactCCCAGAGTTCTGATGAGGAGAGAAGACTTTCCCTGGTGGCCATGACAACCGAACGCGGTCTCATTTACAAATCCTCAGTAGACGCAGAGATCCAGACTGCATTAAAGGCGTCGAATccccagcagcagcatcagggCTGCAAAG tgacgTCCTCCATTGATTTTCACTTAAAGACAAAGTGGTCACCGACTGAGGAAGCCCTTAGCTCCCAAGCTAACGGTAAACGGATGAAGGTAAAAGCTGACGGCACAGAGCAGCGGCAGACAGAGATACGA GATCAGAGACACTTTGAGAGAATGAAGCTCTCCTCCACAGGCTGTGACA GTATGGAGTGTACGACAGAGGTCAGTGTGTCGTCCTGCTTACTCACGCCCACCGCCTCCCCACGAGACTCCAGCCTTTCTGAGGAGCAAGGGTTTGGTGTTGTCAGTACAGA ccTCCTGACGTCTGAAGGAGCCATTGGGAGTCCAAAAGATTGGACAGTATCAGACGTGGTCCGTTATTTCACTGCAGCTGGATACCCCGAGCAGGCTGTGGCATTCAGGACCCAG GAAATTGACGGCAAGTCCCTCCTCCTCATGCAGCGTAACGACGTCTTGACTGGCTTGTCCATCAAACTCGGCCCCGCCCTCAAGATTTTCGAGAGTCACGTGAAAGTCCTGCAGAAAACACACTTTGAGGATGAGGACTGCTAA